DNA from Candidatus Caccoplasma merdavium:
CGATTTCTCCGCCGCTGTCATGGGCGATGCGCTCTCTCCGTTGGCCGACAGTGCCGATGCCTTGCGCGACCGTTCCGAGTTTGCGCTTTTGCGCCTGGCGTTGCAGCGGCAAATGCCGGTTTTCGGTATCTGCCGCGGGCATCAACTGCTCAATCTCGCACTGGGGGGTACCCTCTATCAGGATTTGCCGTCGGAGTTCCCCGCCGATGTTCTGCCCCATTCTCAGGCGCACGACAAGCGCCAACCCGCCCATGACGTGACCCTCGCCGCAGGCTCCCTTATCGCCCGGTTGCTGGGAAAAGACCGCGTACCGGTCAATTCGCTTCATCACCAGGCCGTGCGTGAGACGGCTCCCGCTTTGCGTGCCGTGGCTTTTTCGCCCGATGGGGTCAATGAGGCGATAGAGAGCCCCTGTTACCCCGTATATGGCGTGCAGTGGCACCCCGAGCAACTCTTGGCCGGCGGCGACGATGCCATGCTGCCCTTGTTTGAGCATTTGGTCGATGAGGCTCTTCTCTATCGGCAGGCGCGGGATTTCCATCGCCGTCACCTGTCGCTCGACTCACACTGCGACACCCCCATGTTTTTTCCCGAAAATATCGACATCGGTTGTCGTGACCCGCGGCTCAAAGTCGACTTGCCGAAGATGGAGGCGGGCGGCCTCGATGCCACTTGCATGGTCGCTTATCTGCCTCAGGGACCCCGCGATGAAGCCGGTTTGCATGCCGCTGCCGGGAAGGCCGACGCCATTCTTGACGAGCTCACCCGCCAGCTCTCTCTCTATCCCGACCGCGTGCAGCAGGCTTTCACCCCCGATGATGTGTCGGCGGCCAAGCGGGCGGGGAGGAAGGCCGTCTTCCTGGGAATAGAAAACGGCTATGCCATAGGTCGTGACTTGTCTCTCCTCAAACATTTCCGCGACAAAGGCGTGGTGTATATGACCCTGTGCCACAACGGCGACAATGATATATGCGATTCGGCCAAAGGGAAGGGCGAACATGGCGGCCTGAGTCCTTTCGGCCGTGATGTCGTGCGGGAGATGAACCGCCTGGGCATGATGGTCGACCTGGCTCATGCCTCCGAGGCAAGTTTCTACGATGCGCTGGCGTGCAGTGCTGCGCCTATTGTCACGACCCACTCTTCGTGCCGGGCGCTTTGCGACCACCCCCGGAACCTCACCGACGACCAGATACGCGCTCTTGCCGCCCGCGGCGGAGTGATGCAGATATGCCTCTATGAGTACTTTCTGGTCAGGGGAAAGGAACCGACGGTCGACGATATTGTTGCCCACATCGACCATGTGGTGCGGCTGGTGGGCGTCGACTATGTGGGAATCGGTTCCGACTTCGATGGCGGAGGCGGCATACCCGGTTGTAACAGCGCCGATGAACTCATCAACATCACCAAAGCCCTGTTGAAAAAAGGCTACACCACCGAAATGCTCGTCAAGATATGGGGCGGGAATTTCTTGCGGGTGATGCGCCAAGTGCAGCAATCGGCCGATGATTGATTCTTAAAAAGTGTAAATATAAAAGAGCCGACTCGGCTTTTTGTTGAAAATCAATTACCTTTGGAAGTCAAAACAAAAAACATGAGAGGAAGACGGTTATCTTTGTTTTCGTTGCTTCTTGGAATAGGTTGTTTGGCGGCCATGCTCGTTGTGACGGCCTGTCGTCGCCCGGCCTCCTCGAATGAACCATCGACGGCTCCTTCTCGTGTGGTCGATGTTCCTGTGTTCGACGCCGATACGGCTTTTGCCTATGTCGAACGGCAGGTGGCCTTCGGCCCCCGTGTCCCCAATACCCGTGCCCATCGCGAAGCGGCCGAATATCTCGCCGACGAGTTGCGCCGCCGCGGAGCGCAGGTCACCTTGCAGGATTTCCGGGTGCGCGCTTATGACGGGACGCCGCTCGATGCCCGCAACATCATTGCCTCTTTTTCGCCCGAGAAGAGCGACCGGGTTTTGCTCTTCGCCCACTGGGATACCCGCCCTTATGCCGATAACGACCCCGATTCTAAAAATCATCGCACACCCATCGATGGAGCCAACGACGGCGCCAGCGGTGTGGCCGTGCTGCTCGAAATAGCCCGTCACTTGCAGGTCCGGTCGCCTCGCATCGGCGTCGACATCATCTTTTTCGATGTGGAAGACTATGGGCAGCCCTACTTCTTCGACCGCCCCGAGAAGGAAGATACCTGGGCGTTGGGTTCGCAATACTGGTCGCGTCGGCCCCACAATCCGGCCTATCGTGCCCGTTACGGCATTTTGCTCGACATGGTGGGCGGCAAAAACAGCCGCTTCGCCCGCGAAGGCGTCTCGATGCAGTTGGCTCCCGCCGTGGTCGATAAGGTGTGGAAGGCGGCCCAGGCGCTGGGCTATGGCGACTATTTCGTCGATGAGCGGGGCGGTTATGTCAACGACGACCATGTGTATGTGGGCCGTCGCGTGCCGAGCATCGACATCATCGCCTATGACGAGTCGCAGGGGGGATTTGTTCCCCAATGGCATACTCTCGATGATACGGTCGAGCACATCGATAAAGCTACCCTCGAAGCGGTGGGTCAAACCCTGTTGTGGGTAATATATAATGAATAAGCGATTTTCTTGGAAACCATGATGACGATAGATCAAATACAAGATGATGTTGTCGAGGAGTTCTCGGCATTTGATGACTGGATGGATAAATATGCCTTGCTCATCGAGTTGGGCAATTCATTGGATCCGCTCGACCCGCAGTACAAGGTCGAGAGCAACCTCATCGAGGGGTGCCAAAGCCGGGTGTGGTTGCATGCCGAGTATGACGACGGCCGGGTCGTTTTCCAGGCCGAGAGCGATGCCGTGATTGTAAAAGGCATTGTGTCGTTGCTTATCAAGGTGCTTTCGGGACATACCCCCACAGAGATTCTCGATGCCCACCTCTATTTCATCGAACAGATAGGTCTCACCGAACATTTGTCGCCCACGCGCTCCAATGGCCTCTTGGCCATGGTGAAGCAGATGCGGCTCTATGCCATGGTGTTCAAGGCTCAGGAAGAAGAACAAAAACAATAATATAGTACAAACCTAAACTAAGAAAAAACATGTTTAAGAATCAACCCAAAGGCTTGTATGCCTTGGCGCTTGCAAACACGGGAGAACGTTTTGGCTACTACACCATGCTGGCCATCTTCCTGTTGTTTATCCAAGCCAAATTCGGTTTCAGTGCGGCTGTGGCCACACAGATTTATTCTATTTTCCTGGCTGCCGTTTATTTCATGCCACTCTTCGGTGGTATTCTGGCCGACAGAATCGGTTATGGCAAATGCGTTACGCTGGGTATCGTCGTCATGTTTGCCGGTTACCTTTGCCTTTCGATTCCGACAGGAGCCGATGCCATTGGCAAGACGCTGATGTTTGGCGCGCTGGCTCTCATCGCTGTCGGTACGGGACTCTTCAAGGGCAATTTGCAGGTGATGGTGGGAAATCTTTACGATGACCCCAAATATGCCTCGAAACGCGATGCCGCATTCAGCCTTTTCTACATGGCCATCAACATCGGCGCGATGTTTGCCCCTTCTGCCGCCAAGGGCGTGACCAATTTCTTCTTGGGTAAATCGGGACTCTTCTACGATGCCAACATTCCCTCGTTGGCCCATCAATATCTCGATGGTACGATTTCGGCCGAGAATGCAACCAAACTTGCCGATTTGGCTTCGCAGATGTCGGTGAACGGTATGGATATGACGGCTTTCAGTCAGTTCTATATCGAGCAACTCTCTGCTGCATACAATTACGGATTTGCCGTGGCTTGCGTCTCCTTGGTCATCTCGGTGGCCATTTACTACGGTTGCCGTTCGTGGTTCAAGCACGCCGACGTCAATTCGGTTCAGGCCAAGGCCGCCCATGTCGAAGAGGTGGAGCTTACCCCGCAACAGACCAAGAGTCGTATCACCGCCCTTTTGCTCGTCTTTGCCGTGGTGGTGTTCTTCTGGATGGCTTTCCACCAGAACGGTGCTACGATGACGATTTTTGCGCGCGACTACACCTCGAACATTGCTGATGGCCTCACCCGCATCGGATTTAACATCTGGGGGCTGGTGCTCATCGCTATTTCGATTTATACCCTGTTCAGCACGTTCCAAGCCACGGTGGCTCGCACCAGAGTGATATTGGGTCTTGTGACGTTGGCCTTGTGGGGCGGCGTAGCGGCCATATATTTCTCGATGCCGGCCGAAGTGATGATTCAGCCTTCTGATTTCCAACAGTTCAACCCCTTCTTTGTGGTTGCCCTCACACCGGTGTCGCTGGCCATATTCGGCGCTTTGGCTGCCAAGGGCAAAGAGCCTTCGGCTCCGCGTAAAATCGGCTACGGTATGATGGTGGCTGCCGCCGGCTTCCTTATCCTGACGGTCGGCTCGATGGGATTGGCTTCTCCGAAAGAACTGGGAGGTACGGTGAGCGACGTCCTGGTGTCGCCCAACTGGCTCATCTCGACCTATCTCGTGCTCACCTTCGCCGAGTTGCTGCTCTCGCCCATGGGTATTTCGTTTGTCTCGAAAGTGGCTCCTCCCAAGTACAAGGGTGCCATGATGGGTTGCTGGTTTGCCGCCACGGCCATAGGTAACTATCTGGTTTCGATTCCCGGCCTTTTGTGGGACAAATTGCCGTTGTGGGGCATCTGGACACTGCTTATCGCTCTCTGTCTCCTCTCGGCGCTCTTTATCTTCTCCATTATGAAGAAACTCGAATCGGCAACGAAATAATCTCCCCCTGTCCACATATGCCAAGAGAGCCGGCCCTGTAAGGTCGGCTCTCTTGTTTTTATGAAGGATTGCGGGCGGGATTACTCAAACAACGAGTGCTGTTCCATGCCCAAGAGGTTGAACGTGCGACGGTGGTAGGAAGTGGGCCCGTATTGGGCGATGGCGGCACGATGGGCGCGGGTGGGGTAGCCCTTGTTCTCGTCCCAGTGGTATTGCGGATATTCTTCGTGTAACTTCATCATGTAGTCATCGCGGTATGTCTTGGCCAAAATGGAGGCGGCGGCGATGGAGAGGTAGCGCCCGTCGCCTTTTACTTCGCACGAGTAGGGAAGGTCTCGATAGGGGGTGAATCGGTTCCCGTCGATGAGCAGGGCTTCGGGGCGTACTCTCAGTGCGTCGATGGCGCGGTGCATGGCCAGAAA
Protein-coding regions in this window:
- a CDS encoding ribonuclease HII, translated to MLLPYKIENRIEAGCDEAGRGCLAGAVFAAAVILPPGFRNETLNDSKQLTERQRYALRPLIEKEALAWAVGVVSPQEIDEMNILKASFLAMHRAIDALRVRPEALLIDGNRFTPYRDLPYSCEVKGDGRYLSIAAASILAKTYRDDYMMKLHEEYPQYHWDENKGYPTRAHRAAIAQYGPTSYHRRTFNLLGMEQHSLFE
- a CDS encoding M28 family peptidase, translated to MLVVTACRRPASSNEPSTAPSRVVDVPVFDADTAFAYVERQVAFGPRVPNTRAHREAAEYLADELRRRGAQVTLQDFRVRAYDGTPLDARNIIASFSPEKSDRVLLFAHWDTRPYADNDPDSKNHRTPIDGANDGASGVAVLLEIARHLQVRSPRIGVDIIFFDVEDYGQPYFFDRPEKEDTWALGSQYWSRRPHNPAYRARYGILLDMVGGKNSRFAREGVSMQLAPAVVDKVWKAAQALGYGDYFVDERGGYVNDDHVYVGRRVPSIDIIAYDESQGGFVPQWHTLDDTVEHIDKATLEAVGQTLLWVIYNE
- a CDS encoding peptide MFS transporter, which translates into the protein MFKNQPKGLYALALANTGERFGYYTMLAIFLLFIQAKFGFSAAVATQIYSIFLAAVYFMPLFGGILADRIGYGKCVTLGIVVMFAGYLCLSIPTGADAIGKTLMFGALALIAVGTGLFKGNLQVMVGNLYDDPKYASKRDAAFSLFYMAINIGAMFAPSAAKGVTNFFLGKSGLFYDANIPSLAHQYLDGTISAENATKLADLASQMSVNGMDMTAFSQFYIEQLSAAYNYGFAVACVSLVISVAIYYGCRSWFKHADVNSVQAKAAHVEEVELTPQQTKSRITALLLVFAVVVFFWMAFHQNGATMTIFARDYTSNIADGLTRIGFNIWGLVLIAISIYTLFSTFQATVARTRVILGLVTLALWGGVAAIYFSMPAEVMIQPSDFQQFNPFFVVALTPVSLAIFGALAAKGKEPSAPRKIGYGMMVAAAGFLILTVGSMGLASPKELGGTVSDVLVSPNWLISTYLVLTFAELLLSPMGISFVSKVAPPKYKGAMMGCWFAATAIGNYLVSIPGLLWDKLPLWGIWTLLIALCLLSALFIFSIMKKLESATK
- a CDS encoding SufE family protein, whose translation is MTIDQIQDDVVEEFSAFDDWMDKYALLIELGNSLDPLDPQYKVESNLIEGCQSRVWLHAEYDDGRVVFQAESDAVIVKGIVSLLIKVLSGHTPTEILDAHLYFIEQIGLTEHLSPTRSNGLLAMVKQMRLYAMVFKAQEEEQKQ
- a CDS encoding gamma-glutamyl-gamma-aminobutyrate hydrolase family protein — protein: MEATLFCDERLTAPLSALFLEIDNRCGFSGKPVIGITSNHRAAENLTCVADPYVEAVCRAGGAPLLLPVGADTAALQRIVECLDGLLLTGGGDFSAAVMGDALSPLADSADALRDRSEFALLRLALQRQMPVFGICRGHQLLNLALGGTLYQDLPSEFPADVLPHSQAHDKRQPAHDVTLAAGSLIARLLGKDRVPVNSLHHQAVRETAPALRAVAFSPDGVNEAIESPCYPVYGVQWHPEQLLAGGDDAMLPLFEHLVDEALLYRQARDFHRRHLSLDSHCDTPMFFPENIDIGCRDPRLKVDLPKMEAGGLDATCMVAYLPQGPRDEAGLHAAAGKADAILDELTRQLSLYPDRVQQAFTPDDVSAAKRAGRKAVFLGIENGYAIGRDLSLLKHFRDKGVVYMTLCHNGDNDICDSAKGKGEHGGLSPFGRDVVREMNRLGMMVDLAHASEASFYDALACSAAPIVTTHSSCRALCDHPRNLTDDQIRALAARGGVMQICLYEYFLVRGKEPTVDDIVAHIDHVVRLVGVDYVGIGSDFDGGGGIPGCNSADELINITKALLKKGYTTEMLVKIWGGNFLRVMRQVQQSADD